The Cupriavidus sp. EM10 genome includes a region encoding these proteins:
- a CDS encoding TetR/AcrR family transcriptional regulator: MARPRQFDADAALSAAQATFWAKGYHATSTRELTQAMGLTQPSLYNAFGDKRQLFLQALDDYLNRTLRERIARIEASYTPAQAIVRFFAESVERGATELPNRGCMLINTALEASNEDPELQAAVAMELSLLRDFFERAIRAAQADGSIDARHDPVDAAAMLLSLQVGMRVLSRVMPDRALLEASVRPALASLGLHAADGPPA; the protein is encoded by the coding sequence ATGGCACGACCCCGACAATTCGACGCTGACGCGGCGTTGTCCGCCGCCCAGGCCACGTTCTGGGCCAAGGGCTATCACGCCACGTCCACGCGTGAACTGACCCAGGCGATGGGCCTGACCCAGCCAAGCCTGTACAACGCGTTCGGCGACAAGCGGCAGTTATTCCTGCAGGCGCTGGACGACTACCTGAACCGCACGCTGCGCGAGCGGATCGCCCGCATCGAGGCCAGCTACACACCGGCGCAGGCCATCGTGCGGTTTTTTGCCGAAAGCGTGGAGCGCGGCGCGACCGAACTGCCGAACCGTGGCTGCATGCTGATCAACACGGCGCTGGAAGCCTCGAACGAGGATCCCGAACTGCAGGCCGCCGTGGCCATGGAACTGTCGCTGCTGCGCGATTTCTTCGAGCGGGCCATCCGCGCGGCGCAGGCCGATGGCAGCATCGACGCCCGGCACGACCCGGTAGATGCCGCCGCCATGCTGCTGTCGCTGCAGGTAGGCATGCGCGTGCTGTCGCGCGTGATGCCCGATCGCGCCTTGCTGGAGGCTTCGGTGCGCCCTGCGCTGGCTTCGCTGGGGCTACATGCGGCAGACGGCCCGCCGGCCTGA
- a CDS encoding YbfB/YjiJ family MFS transporter — MSQDAPAAVPVPGALPSERSLDTRAMHAAFAGLSASLVAIGLARFAYTPLIPSLIQAHWFSAADVVTLGAANFAGYLAGALLGRPLAARLSNRHALRWLMVAVTAAFFACAFPLSVGWFFVWRFLSGLSGGAIMVLVATAILPHIAPARRAFVSGMIFLGLGLGIAASGTLVPELLKLGLRTTWFGLGAVALLLTALSWTGWPATDAPPGMPAATPAGHHAADGALALHRRALRVIYLQYAANALGLVPAMVLLVDYVARGLGQGAAVGAGYWVLYGIAAIAGPLVSSWLGHRIGFGNGYRIAMVLQGLAVGLLAASHHTAALWVATIVLGAFTPGIVPMVLGRVQELLPHDPTAQRAAWSRATASFALFQAVGGYGYAWLFSHTHENYALIFACGAVAMAVAFVADFTVRHPVPARAQV, encoded by the coding sequence ATGTCACAAGATGCCCCCGCCGCCGTGCCTGTTCCAGGCGCCCTGCCGAGCGAACGATCGCTCGACACCCGCGCCATGCATGCCGCATTCGCCGGCCTGTCGGCCAGCCTGGTCGCCATTGGCCTGGCCCGCTTCGCCTACACGCCGCTGATTCCGTCGCTGATCCAGGCCCACTGGTTCAGCGCCGCCGACGTCGTCACGCTGGGTGCCGCCAACTTTGCCGGCTATCTGGCCGGCGCACTGCTGGGCCGGCCGCTGGCCGCGCGCCTGTCCAACCGCCACGCCTTGCGCTGGCTGATGGTGGCCGTCACGGCGGCGTTCTTTGCGTGCGCGTTTCCGCTGTCGGTTGGCTGGTTCTTCGTCTGGCGCTTTCTCTCCGGCCTGTCGGGTGGCGCGATCATGGTGCTGGTGGCCACGGCCATCCTGCCGCACATCGCCCCGGCACGCCGCGCCTTTGTCAGCGGGATGATCTTCCTCGGCCTGGGCCTTGGCATCGCCGCTTCGGGCACGCTGGTGCCGGAACTGCTCAAGCTCGGCCTGCGCACCACGTGGTTCGGCCTTGGCGCCGTGGCGCTGCTGCTTACAGCACTGAGCTGGACCGGCTGGCCCGCCACCGACGCGCCGCCAGGCATGCCGGCAGCCACCCCGGCGGGCCACCATGCGGCCGATGGCGCGCTGGCCTTGCATCGGCGCGCACTGCGCGTGATCTATCTCCAGTACGCGGCCAATGCCCTGGGCCTGGTGCCGGCCATGGTGCTGCTGGTGGACTACGTGGCGCGCGGCCTGGGACAGGGCGCGGCGGTGGGCGCGGGATACTGGGTGCTGTATGGCATCGCCGCGATTGCGGGCCCGCTGGTCAGCAGTTGGCTGGGCCACCGCATCGGCTTCGGCAATGGCTACCGGATCGCCATGGTGTTGCAGGGGCTGGCGGTGGGCCTGCTGGCCGCCTCCCACCATACGGCGGCACTGTGGGTGGCCACGATCGTGCTGGGCGCCTTTACCCCCGGCATCGTGCCGATGGTGCTGGGCCGCGTGCAGGAACTGCTGCCGCACGATCCGACGGCCCAGCGCGCCGCGTGGAGCCGGGCCACGGCGTCGTTCGCGCTGTTCCAGGCCGTGGGCGGCTACGGCTACGCCTGGCTGTTCTCGCATACCCACGAAAACTACGCGCTGATCTTTGCGTGCGGCGCGGTGGCCATGGCCGTGGCGTTCGTGGCGGACTTCACCGTGCGCCACCCGGTCCCGGCGCGTGCGCAGGTGTGA
- a CDS encoding MarR family winged helix-turn-helix transcriptional regulator, with product MKHYTRENFQLTQSVGFHLNRARNSLLMEMDAALRPLDITAQQMGILLMLVRGMASTPLEVSRLLGIDTGLMTRMLDKLENKGLLQRQRSDEDRRVIHLILTDKGKDVATQIPHIAPEVLNHRLRNFSEGEFGEFMRLLQKFADGA from the coding sequence GTGAAACACTACACACGCGAAAACTTCCAGCTAACGCAGAGTGTCGGCTTTCACCTGAACCGGGCACGCAACAGCCTGCTCATGGAGATGGACGCCGCGCTGCGCCCGCTGGACATTACCGCCCAGCAGATGGGCATCCTGTTGATGCTGGTGCGCGGGATGGCCAGCACGCCGCTGGAGGTCAGCCGGCTGCTGGGCATCGACACCGGCCTCATGACGCGCATGCTGGACAAGCTCGAGAACAAGGGCCTGCTGCAGCGCCAGCGCAGCGACGAGGATCGGCGCGTCATCCACCTGATACTGACCGACAAGGGCAAGGACGTGGCCACGCAGATTCCGCATATCGCGCCGGAAGTACTCAATCATCGCCTGCGCAATTTTTCCGAGGGCGAGTTCGGCGAGTTCATGCGGCTGCTGCAGAAGTTCGCGGACGGTGCCTGA